In a genomic window of Halalkalicoccus sp. CG83:
- a CDS encoding branched-chain amino acid ABC transporter permease gives MSAAGGVVKRLLATGDRPRWQADLLLIAKIVLVIYAVFVVFGLVLGLSVNGVVSTLRRVTYFAAVYALVTLALNLHWGYTGLFNIGVAGFMAVGVYSMAILTAAPDGSPAGLGLPLGVGIVGGMVAAALVGLVAALPALRLRADYFAIVTLGFSEIVRLSLLSASLREFEIGGRLLGTGGGSGINFTGTQSVVDWLLYTGGSRRADPTPVGELLFGLGDLLGIQSTVVRSGLYTVVLLVCVVGLYVLLSRIAYSPFGRVLKAIREDELAARSLGKPTNRVKIKVFMLGCALMGLAGILWQGGRGFVTPESFMPILTFYVFVALIIGGSGSNTGSVIGGFVFAAALWEGPPFVQRIIRANADVRAPATIYDAVIELAALDPLPLMGYVVGNVDQLRFMIVGLVLIVLMLWKPDGLLGHRTETAAAIDLSRPSSPADGGETDE, from the coding sequence ATGAGCGCCGCCGGAGGGGTCGTGAAGCGTCTCCTCGCGACGGGCGACCGCCCGCGATGGCAGGCGGACCTCCTCCTCATCGCGAAGATCGTCCTCGTGATCTACGCCGTCTTCGTCGTCTTCGGACTCGTCCTGGGACTGAGCGTCAACGGCGTCGTCAGCACGCTTCGGCGGGTGACCTACTTCGCCGCGGTGTACGCGCTGGTCACGCTGGCGCTCAACCTCCACTGGGGGTATACGGGACTGTTCAACATCGGCGTCGCCGGCTTCATGGCCGTCGGGGTCTACTCGATGGCGATCCTGACCGCGGCGCCGGACGGCTCGCCCGCGGGGCTCGGCCTCCCGTTGGGTGTCGGGATCGTCGGCGGCATGGTCGCCGCGGCGCTCGTCGGACTGGTCGCGGCGCTCCCGGCGCTTCGCCTGCGCGCGGACTACTTCGCCATCGTCACACTGGGGTTCTCGGAGATCGTCCGGCTGAGCCTTCTCTCGGCGTCGCTTCGGGAGTTCGAGATCGGCGGGCGCCTCCTCGGCACCGGCGGCGGCAGCGGCATCAACTTCACCGGCACCCAGTCGGTCGTCGACTGGCTGCTCTACACCGGCGGGAGTCGGCGCGCCGATCCGACGCCCGTGGGCGAGCTGCTGTTCGGCCTGGGCGACCTGCTGGGCATCCAGTCGACCGTCGTCCGAAGCGGGCTCTACACCGTAGTGTTGCTCGTCTGCGTCGTCGGACTCTACGTGTTGCTCTCGCGGATCGCCTACTCGCCGTTCGGTCGCGTGCTCAAGGCGATCCGTGAGGACGAACTCGCCGCCCGCTCGCTCGGCAAACCGACCAACCGCGTCAAGATCAAGGTGTTCATGCTCGGCTGTGCGCTGATGGGGCTCGCGGGCATCCTCTGGCAGGGCGGACGCGGGTTCGTCACCCCCGAGTCGTTCATGCCGATTCTCACCTTCTACGTGTTCGTCGCGCTCATCATCGGCGGCTCGGGATCGAACACCGGGAGCGTCATCGGCGGATTCGTCTTCGCCGCCGCGCTCTGGGAGGGCCCGCCGTTCGTCCAGCGGATCATCCGGGCGAACGCCGACGTCCGCGCGCCGGCGACGATCTACGACGCGGTGATCGAACTCGCCGCGCTCGATCCCCTCCCGTTGATGGGCTACGTCGTCGGGAACGTCGACCAGCTACGGTTCATGATCGTCGGCCTCGTGTTGATCGTGTTGATGCTCTGGAAGCCCGACGGTCTGCTGGGCCACCGTACCGAGACCGCCGCGGCGATCGACCTCTCCCGGCCCTCGTCGCCGGCCGACGGAGGTGAGACCGATGAGTGA
- a CDS encoding ABC transporter ATP-binding protein, translating into MSESETRDTDGSTTAASEGGVHLRVEDLRKRFGGIVAVDGASFDVERGSITGLIGPNGAGKSTTFNCITGVHTPDSGRVTFDGEEISGLGPARIANRGLVRTFQIARGLPEMTVLENMMLAPKDQIGESILRSVMPGTRRRVVDQETELRERVWETLELFELDHLAEEYAGNLSGGQRKLLELARALLTDPEMLLLDEPMAGVNPSLERTLLEHVHALRERGYTFLIVEHDMDVIMENCDRVIVMHQGKVLAEGAPEVIRENERVIDAYLGEAI; encoded by the coding sequence ATGAGTGAGAGCGAGACGAGGGACACCGACGGATCGACGACCGCCGCGAGCGAGGGCGGCGTTCACCTGCGCGTCGAGGATCTCCGCAAGCGTTTCGGCGGCATCGTCGCGGTCGACGGGGCGAGCTTCGACGTCGAGCGCGGGTCGATCACGGGCCTGATCGGCCCGAACGGCGCCGGTAAGTCGACGACGTTCAACTGTATCACGGGCGTCCACACGCCCGACTCCGGGCGGGTGACGTTCGACGGCGAGGAGATCTCCGGGCTCGGTCCCGCACGGATCGCGAACCGGGGACTGGTCCGGACGTTCCAGATCGCCCGCGGGCTCCCCGAGATGACCGTCCTCGAGAACATGATGCTCGCGCCGAAGGACCAGATCGGCGAGTCGATCCTGCGGTCGGTGATGCCCGGCACCCGAAGGCGGGTGGTCGACCAGGAGACCGAGCTCAGAGAGCGCGTCTGGGAGACGCTCGAACTGTTCGAGCTCGATCACCTGGCGGAGGAGTACGCGGGCAACCTCTCGGGCGGCCAGCGAAAACTCCTCGAACTCGCGCGGGCGCTACTCACCGACCCCGAGATGCTGCTGCTCGACGAGCCGATGGCGGGGGTGAATCCGTCGCTCGAACGTACCCTGCTCGAACACGTCCACGCCCTGCGCGAACGGGGATACACCTTTCTCATCGTCGAACACGACATGGACGTCATCATGGAGAACTGCGACCGCGTGATCGTGATGCACCAGGGCAAGGTGCTCGCCGAGGGCGCCCCCGAGGTGATCCGCGAGAACGAGCGGGTGATCGACGCGTACCTCGGGGAGGCGATCTGA
- a CDS encoding ABC transporter ATP-binding protein has protein sequence MALLDVESLDAGYGDLQILEDVDLEVAKGEYVAIVGPNGAGKSTVMKSVFGLTTYMGGSIRFADEEISGLRPEEIITRGVGYVPQNENVFPSLTVKENLEMGAYILEDVPQERLRAVYDRFPILKERRTQKAGTMSGGQQQMLAMGRALMLDPDLLLLDEPSAGLAPDLVADTFDRVDEINADGTAVLIVEQNAKEALRRCDRGYVLVQGRNRYEDDGEALLANEQVRRDFLGG, from the coding sequence ATGGCGCTACTCGACGTCGAGTCCCTCGACGCGGGCTACGGCGACCTCCAGATCCTGGAGGACGTCGACCTCGAGGTGGCGAAGGGCGAGTACGTGGCCATCGTCGGCCCCAACGGCGCGGGCAAGTCGACGGTCATGAAGTCCGTCTTCGGGCTGACGACGTACATGGGCGGGTCGATCCGCTTCGCGGACGAGGAGATCAGCGGTCTCCGACCCGAGGAGATCATCACGCGGGGCGTCGGCTACGTCCCTCAGAACGAGAACGTCTTCCCCTCACTGACGGTCAAGGAGAACCTCGAGATGGGTGCTTACATCCTCGAGGACGTGCCGCAGGAGCGTCTGCGCGCCGTCTACGATCGGTTTCCGATCCTCAAGGAACGACGCACACAGAAGGCGGGGACGATGAGCGGCGGCCAACAGCAGATGCTCGCGATGGGCCGGGCGCTGATGCTCGATCCCGATCTGCTCCTGCTGGACGAGCCGAGCGCGGGGCTCGCGCCGGATCTCGTCGCCGACACCTTCGACCGCGTCGACGAGATCAACGCCGACGGGACCGCGGTGCTGATCGTCGAACAGAACGCGAAGGAGGCGCTGAGACGCTGTGATCGCGGCTACGTGCTCGTCCAGGGTCGGAACCGGTACGAGGACGACGGCGAGGCGCTGCTCGCGAACGAACAGGTCAGACGGGACTTCCTCGGCGGGTAG
- a CDS encoding ABC transporter substrate-binding protein produces the protein MVSHTNRRTVLKSVGVAGVAGLAGCLGGDGGSNGGSSDNGSGDGSGDGRELMIGVLQPTTGDLGDLGGPIRDAAVLPATQLEDSDVSFTIDLQEEDSQTDPEAGLSAAQALADGGYPAITGAAASSVTIPVAQQVAVPNGVVMCSPASTAPEITEMDDDDFLFRTAPSDALQGEVMAQVGAEDFDFSSAATFHLNNDYGQQLSESFVSAFEELGGSVTAEVAFEAEQPSYTSLLQDALGDDPDGMIVIGYPASGEQIFRDYYADFDGEETIMVTDGLREPSLPGNVDNPMENVVGTAPLAAGPDQDHFANLFEEEYGSAPGVFTAQAYDATAVLLLANVAAGENDGTAIRDNLRTVANPEGEEVGPSNLGEAMGMVADGEEVNYQGASSAVDFDDNGDMQAVTYEIFEFSEEGIETTDTVEFEAEG, from the coding sequence ATGGTCTCCCATACCAATCGACGAACCGTTCTCAAGAGCGTCGGCGTCGCGGGGGTCGCCGGACTGGCGGGCTGTCTCGGCGGCGACGGCGGCTCGAACGGCGGCTCGAGCGACAACGGCTCCGGTGACGGCTCCGGCGACGGTCGAGAGCTGATGATCGGGGTGTTGCAGCCGACAACGGGCGATCTGGGCGATCTCGGCGGCCCGATCCGGGACGCCGCCGTCCTGCCGGCCACGCAGCTCGAGGACAGCGACGTGTCGTTCACCATCGATCTCCAGGAGGAGGACTCGCAGACGGATCCCGAGGCCGGCCTCAGCGCCGCGCAGGCGCTCGCCGACGGCGGCTATCCCGCGATAACCGGCGCCGCCGCCTCGAGCGTCACGATTCCGGTCGCCCAGCAGGTCGCGGTGCCGAACGGCGTCGTGATGTGCTCCCCCGCGAGCACCGCGCCGGAGATCACCGAGATGGACGACGACGACTTCCTCTTCCGGACGGCCCCGAGCGACGCGCTCCAAGGCGAGGTAATGGCGCAGGTCGGCGCCGAGGACTTCGACTTCTCGAGCGCCGCGACGTTCCACCTGAACAACGACTACGGCCAGCAGCTCTCGGAGTCGTTCGTGAGCGCGTTCGAGGAGCTCGGCGGCTCGGTGACGGCCGAGGTCGCCTTCGAGGCCGAACAGCCCTCCTACACGTCGCTGCTACAGGACGCGCTCGGCGACGATCCGGACGGGATGATCGTGATCGGCTACCCGGCCAGCGGCGAGCAGATCTTCCGGGACTACTACGCCGACTTCGACGGCGAAGAGACGATCATGGTGACCGACGGCCTGCGCGAGCCGTCGCTGCCCGGCAACGTCGACAACCCGATGGAGAACGTCGTCGGCACGGCGCCGCTCGCGGCCGGACCCGATCAGGATCACTTCGCGAACCTCTTCGAGGAGGAGTACGGCAGCGCGCCGGGCGTGTTCACTGCACAGGCGTACGACGCCACCGCGGTGCTCCTGCTGGCGAACGTCGCCGCCGGCGAGAACGACGGGACGGCGATCCGCGACAACCTCCGTACGGTTGCGAACCCCGAGGGCGAGGAGGTCGGTCCGAGCAACCTCGGCGAGGCCATGGGAATGGTCGCCGACGGCGAGGAGGTCAACTACCAGGGGGCCTCGAGCGCCGTCGACTTCGACGACAACGGCGACATGCAGGCGGTCACCTACGAGATCTTCGAGTTCTCCGAGGAGGGCATCGAGACGACCGACACGGTCGAGTTCGAGGCCGAGGGCTGA